A genomic region of Pseudorca crassidens isolate mPseCra1 chromosome 10, mPseCra1.hap1, whole genome shotgun sequence contains the following coding sequences:
- the LOC137233004 gene encoding LOW QUALITY PROTEIN: POM121-like protein 2 (The sequence of the model RefSeq protein was modified relative to this genomic sequence to represent the inferred CDS: inserted 4 bases in 3 codons; deleted 3 bases in 3 codons; substituted 1 base at 1 genomic stop codon), translating to MGTYVGKLGLWPSSPAGGRTDLSERPLNRRPAQPLHQVPRVQHVHRAHPAPRHRPARSLPNWDPTSPNACVVNEAWRPFPMNRSRNSIMGPLPSDWWESYFKGSIWSLRHPRATRSPVTRRLAPRERTAPPSTALAEVTNSAGVSPSEKXPDPCAKETVLRALRECKKGKVRWEEPLFYESLDSKRIPETRPSAFKPLMKNGVLTSFVPRPGPLKRSLDCWGSDHSLNNRPSCSSMDSLASTHTGGPLSSQRNAITSSYSSSRDFSEPWKSIPSTXLQVPEWPMKRKEHWHPSHSPVPVVSDESPETSGSSGQQNQVPLLPSSPGSQLSLTPPPQLGYAVPKDLALGKKAGLQWSNKAREDTTEVTTDFVPDTWSAIQPPLSQGTDPQLESLHKMQESPSPLAFPQPTGEAISVAHSPLKTASLLASHGCSQSEPLSGTSSDSKPTTTFILLTLVSPTAPVTETTWPXSASQAAVPRGSPAINPAAPAMQSTVFGLMSSPAPHLPASAPPVATSADRMSKPILGLPANSEIGVSSYSRISSTAAASSPPGISTPTFKPIFGSIRPLKTMPVRAPFSFKQTSPPPTPASTRLFHGLVKATSVVMSTTPASTSKGSFKPPLEFGVVNVTSTMGRTCSIPSTCPPFPLGATCAFRASFSPDADFTFPLSQRPTIPTVHTVTIFSQVLPSAVQISPTRSTADFSAVGGPPAASALVTTSQPALSSRISSSKSAFTIPLESSSRPPSPLTLXSQPAFGAAYVQKQEAPQPALGPSFCSSPIFGSSTVASSTPTPTPAQPSFSGTTQSASGGLAPPASTFHIPASFRPAFDSTPVGSLWSNTNGLGVVTPSHQTGACGSVFGSTAPRPFDFAGLVSPVDCEETGLSVTAPDASSSSGALSPGAVPSGSTNTITPLGKGWGPGSQGRTSQGTPLALGKASISARETMFGDTSMASFAQSTPVIGSVKAGSSLGFGMPSPPPQGSVGRRSFRPSAPLFPIGAKSKTPKTGEQGHSRRHHAHKK from the exons ATGGGCACTTACGTGGGCAAGCTGGGACTCTGGCCGTCATCCCCAGCAGGGGGGCGCACAGACTTGTCGGAGAGACCCTTGAACCGCCGGCCAGCTCAGCCCCTTCATCAGGTCCCCCGGGTTCAGCACGTCCATCGTGCCCACCCTGCCCCTCGGCACAGACCTGCGAGGAGCCTGCCGAACTGGGATCCTACCAGTCCCAACGCGTGCGTGGTCAATGAGGCTTGGAGGCCCTTTCCCATGAACAGGTCCCGGAATTCCATCATGGGGCCTCTTCCCTCAGACTGGTGGGAAAGTTACTTCAAG GGGAGTATCTGGTCTCTTCGGCACCCCAGGGCAACAAGGAGCCCGGTGACCAGGAGGCTCGCTCCTCGTGAGCGGACAGCGCCCCCCTCCACTGCCCTAGCAGAGGTAACGAACTCTGCAGGGGTCTCACCTTCTGAGA CCCCAGACCCATGTGCGAAGGAGACAGTGCTGAGGGCCCTCAGAGAGTGCAAGAAGGGGAAAGTGAGATGGGAAGAACCA TTGTTCTATGAGAGCTTGGACAGTAAGAGGATTCCAGAGACCAGACCATCTGCGTTTAAGCCTCTGATGAAAAATGGAGTCCTCACTTCTTTTGTGCCGAGGCCTGGGCCTCTGAAGAGAAGCCTCGACTGCTGGGGCTCAGATCACAGCTTGAAtaacaggcccagctgctcctccaTGGACTCCTtggccagcacacacacaggtgGCCCCCTTAGCTCCCAAAGAAATGCTATTACAAGCTCTTACAGCTCTTCTAGAGATTTCTCTGAGCCTTGGAAGAGTATTCCCAGTACATAACTCCAGGTACCAGAGTGgccaatgaaaaggaaagaacattGG CATCCGTCTCACTCTCCAGTCCCAGTGGTATCAGATGAGTCCCCAGAAACATCTGGCAGCTCTGGGCAACAAAATCAGGTTCCCCTGCTTCCGTCAAGCCCGGGGAGCCAGTTGTCCCTGACTCCGCCTCCTCAGCTGGGTTATGCAGTCCCCAAAGACCTGGCCTTAGGGAAGAAAGCTGGACTCCAATGGAGCAACAAAGCCAGAGAAGATACGACTGAGGTCACCACAGACTTTGTCCCTGACACTTGGTCTGCTATTCAGCCTCCCCTGTCCCAGGGCACTGATCCTCAGCTGGAAAGCTTACATAAAATGCAGGAGTCTCCAAGTCCACTGGCCTTCCCACAACCTACCGGAGAGGCAATCAGTGTGGCCCACTCGCCTCTGAAGACAGCGAGCCTGCTGGCCTCACATGGGTGCTCCCAGTCAGAGCCCCTTTCAGGCACCTCTTCAGACTCAAAACCCACCACTACTTTCATCCTCCTGACCCTTGTTTCCCCCACAGCACCAGTCACTGAGACCACGTGGC CTTCAGCCTCTCAGGCTGCCGTACCCCGAGGCTCACCTGCCATTAACCCTGCAGCACCCGCTATGCAAAGTACTGTGTTTGGATTGATGAGCAGCCCAGCCCCGCATCTTCCTGCATCTGCACCTCCTGTTGCAACTTCTGCTGACCGCATGTCAAAACCCATCTTGGGGCTCCCAGCCAATAGTGAGATCGGAGTCTCCTCATATTCCAGAATTTCAAGCACAGCTGCAGCATCTTCACCTCCAGGTATCTCAACTCCCACCTTCAAGCCTATCTTTGGCAGCATAAGACCACTTAAAACTATGCCCGTGAGAGCTCCTTTCTCTTTCAAGCAGACCTCTCCTCCACCTACTCCTGCTTCTACCCGTCTCTTCCATGGCCTGGTCAAGGCTACCTCTGTAGTCATGTCCACCACCCCAGCCAGCACATCCAAAGGCTCCTTTAAGCCGCCTTTGGAATTTGGTGTAGTGAATGTTACCAGTACCATGGGCCGCACTTGCTCCATCCCTTCCACTTGCCCCCCTTTCCCTCTCGGGGCTACCTGTGCTTTCAGGGCCAGCTTCTCCCCAGATGCAGACTTCACTTTCCCACTGAGCCAGCGTCCAACCATTCCTACTGTGCACACAGTCACCATCTTTAGCCAGGTTCTTCCCAGTGCTGTCCAGATATCCCCTACCAGGAGCACTGCCGATTTTAGCGCTGTGGGTGGCCCTCCGGCAGCTTCAGCCCTAGTAACCACCAGCCAGCCTGCATTGTCATCCAGGATCTCCAGTTCGAAGTCAGCATTCACAATTCCCTTGGAGTCAAGCTCAAGGCCACCTTCCCCACTAACCCT CTCCCAACCTGCATTTGGGGCTGCATATGTGCAGAAGCAAGAAGCCCCCCAGCCAGCCCTTGGCCCAAGCTTCTGTAGCTCTCCCATTTTCGGAAGCTCAACAGTGGCCTCCTCAACCCCAACACCGACCCCAGCCCAGCCATCCTTCAGCGGTACCACGCAGTCAGCCTCTGGGGGTTTGGCACCACCAGCCTCCACCTTTCACATCCCTGCCAGCTTCCGGCCGGCCTTTGACAGCACTCCAGTAGGTTCCCTTTGGTCTAATACGAATGGTTTGGGAGTTGTCACCCCAAGCCACCAGACTGGGGCTTGTGGCTCAGTGTTTGGCAGCACAGCCCCACGACCATTTGACTTTGCGGGATTAGTGAGCCCTGTGGACTGTGAGGAGACTGGACTCAGCGTCACTGCCCCAGACGCGAGCTCCAGCTCCGGAGCACTCAGCCCTGGAGCAGTGCCGAGTGGGAGCACTAACACCATCACACCCTTGGGGAAAGGCTGGGGCCCAGGCAGCCAGGGCCGGACCAGCCAGGGCACACCTTTGGCCCTGGGGAAGGCCAGCATTTCTGCAAGAGAAACTATGTTTGGGGACACATCCATGGCCTCCTTTGCTCAGAGCACCCCTGTCATTGGATCAGTTAAGGCAGGCAGCAGCCTTGGCTTTGGGATGCCCTCTCCACCGCCCCAGGGCTCTGTTGGGAGAAGATCTTTCAGACCGTCAGCCCCTTTGTTTCCCATTGGTGCAAAATCAAAAACCCCAAAGACTGGGGAGCAAGGGCATTCCCGAAGGCATCATGCCCACAAGAAATAA
- the LOC137232868 gene encoding LOW QUALITY PROTEIN: zinc finger protein 420-like (The sequence of the model RefSeq protein was modified relative to this genomic sequence to represent the inferred CDS: inserted 1 base in 1 codon; substituted 2 bases at 2 genomic stop codons): MFKQNSDLIIQSKCGVKKPYKYSECGKTFRDYTTLTQHQTSHTGERPFKCNECEKRFNQSSHLTNHEKTHTGEKPYKCNECRKGFSYCSVLIQHQRIHSGERPYKCTECGKTFSRSTXLTQHQRIHTSDKPYKCFECGKAFSQSTHLTLQQRIHTGEKPYECNECGKTFSQSAHLTQHQRIHIGEKPYECNECGKAFSDHSALTLHHIVHTGEKLFECNDCGKAFSYCSDLIQHQRMHTGEKPYKCNECGNAFNDCSALIQHQRTHTGEKSYECNECGKTLGNYSALIXHQRTHTGEKPYECKERGKAFSRSMYLTQHQRSHRGEKPYKCNECGKTFIQSSFLTQHXRVHTGEKPYKCNECVKAFSDHPGHIQHQRTHTGEKCYECNNCGKAFSFCSALIQHKRIHTGEKPFKCNDCGKAFSDWSALIQYQRTHTGEKPYKCNVCGKAFSQSTNLTNHQKTHTIEKSYKCNECGKAVSYYSGLIQHQIIHTEVKPYECNKCGKAFSQKTDLKKHQKTHTKEKLYKCNECGKAFSQNTYLTKHQKIHSGEKTDIHTECRKTFRQNSSFVQHEKLHTGQKSSECLGNLVSMETFPRETERRS; the protein is encoded by the exons ATGTTCAAACAAAACTCAGATTTAATTATACAAAGTAAATGTGGTGTAAAGAAACCTTATAAATAtagtgaatgtgggaaaaccttcagAGACTACACTACTCTCACTCAACATCAAACAAGTCATACTGGAGAACGACCCtttaaatgtaatgaatgtgaAAAGAGATTTAACCAGAGTTCCCATTTAACAAACCATGAGAAAACTCATACTGGAGAAAAGCCCTACAAATGCAATGAATGTAGGAAGGGCTTCAGTTATTGCTCAGTCCTTAttcaacatcagagaattcatagtGGGGAAAGACCTTACAAGTGTACTGAATGTGGCAAGACATTCAGTCGTAGTACATAACTCACTCAGCATCAAAGAATTCATACTAGTGATAAACCATATAAATGTTTTGAATGTGGAAAGGCTTTTAGCCAGAGCACACATCTTACTCTACAAcaaagaattcatactggagagaaaccttatgaatgcAACGAATGTGGTAAAACCTTTAGTCAGAGCGCACATCTTACTCAACATCAAAGAATTCATATAGGAGAAAAGCCCTATGAATGTAacgaatgtgggaaagccttcagtgATCACTCAGCTCTTACCCTACATCATATTgtccatactggagagaaacttTTTGAATGTAATGActgtgggaaagctttcagttACTGTTCAGACCTCATTCAACATCAGAGAAtgcacactggagagaaaccataCAAATGCAATGAATGTGGGAATGCCTTTAATGATTGTTCAGCCCTTATTCAGCATCAAAggactcacactggagagaagtCTTATGAGtgcaatgaatgtgggaaaaccCTTGGTAACTACTCAGCTCTTATTTGACATCAAAgaactcatactggagagaagccATATGAATGTAAGGAACGTGGGAAAGCCTTCAGCAGAAGTATGTACCTTACTCAACATCAGAGAAGTCATAGAGGAGAGAAGCCAtataaatgtaatgaatgtgggaaaactTTTATCCAGAGTTCATTCCTTACACAAC TGAGGGTTCATACTGGAGAaaaaccttacaaatgtaatgaaTGTGTGAAAGCTTTTAGTGACCACCCAGGGCATATTCAGCATCAGAGAACCCACACTGGAGAGAAGTGCTATGAGTGTAACAAttgtgggaaagctttcagtttctGTTCAGCCCTTATTCAGCAcaagagaattcatactggagagaagccctTTAAATGCAATGACTGTGGAAAAGCCTTCAGTGATTGGTCAGCACTTATTCAATATCAGagaactcacactggagagaaaccttataaatgtaatgtatgtggaaaagccttcagtCAGAGTACAAACCTCACAAATCACCAGAAAACTCATACCATTGAAAAATCTTATAAATgcaatgaatgtggaaaagctGTTAGTTACTATTCAGGCCTTATTCAACATCAGATCATTCATACTGAAGTGAAACCTTATGAATGCAATAAATGTGGCAAAGCCTTCAGCCAGAAGACAGACCTTAAAAAACATCAGAAAACTCATACTAAAGAAAAACTCTacaaatgtaatgaatgtgggaaagcctttagccAGAACACATATCTTACAAAACACCAGAAAATTCATAGTGGAGAGAAGACAGATATACATACTGAGTGTAGGAAAACCTTTAGACAAAactcttcttttgttcaacatgAAAAGCTTCACACTGGACAGAAATCCTCTGAATGCCTTGGGAACTTGGTTAGTATGGAGACCTTCCCCagggaaacagaaagaagatCCTGA